A region of the Polaribacter sp. L3A8 genome:
TAGCTTTTATTAACCAAGGTCTTGGGATGGTATTTAATATGGATTTAAAGAGTTTCATGGTTGTTGTGTCACAGAGATTCGCAGAGAATTTTCACAGAGAATCACAGCGTTTTAAATTGTGTTTATAAAACGTTTTAATCCGTTTTTTAATAGTTTTGTATGGAAATTAATTAATAATCCTAATGGGTAATTGCCTAATTTCATATATGTTAAAATTTGAGCAGAATGAACATCTGTTAAAGACTCTACCGTTTTTAGTTCTAAAACTATTTTATCTTCAACCAATAAATCAATTCTATAACCGTGATCTAATTTTATTTCTTTATACATTATTGGTAGTGAAACTTCCTTTTTTACGTTTAAACCTAGATTTTTTAGTTCAAAGAATAAACACTCTTGATAAGCAGATTCTAACAAACCTGGCCCAAGAGTTTTATGAACTTCAATGGCTGCACCAATAATCTTTTCTGTTATTTTATTATCCATAGTTTATTTACGAAATGGTTTTATAATATAAACAATTTCTCTGTGAAACTCTTTTACATCATAATAAAATAAACTCTGTGAATCTCAGTGTAAATACTTATTGTCTAAATGCATCCTCTTCATCGGTAACAATACCCAATGCGTCATGTACATATTTAAATGTAGAAAGTAATTCTGGTTTACCGTTAACAATTGCTATATCATGTTCAAAATGAGCAGAAGGTTTGTTATCTAAAGTAGTAATGGTCCAACCATCTGCATGTTGTTTAATTTTATGAGTTCCTAAATTTGTCATTGGTTCTATAGCAACCACCATTCCTTCAACAAATTTCTTTCCTCTTCCTCTTTTACCGTAGTTTGGCATTTCTGGATCTTCGTGCATTTCTCTACCTAAACCATGACCTACCAATTCTCTTACAACTCCGTAACCATGATCTTCTGTAAATTTCTGAATAGCAAAACCTACATCGCCAACTCTATTACCCGCTTTAAACTCGCGAATACCAACATATAAACTAGCTCTAGTTACGTCTAAAAGTTCTTTTGTTTCTGGTGCAATTTCTCCAACAGCAAATGTATAGGCATGGTCTCCGTGAAAACCATTTTTATATGCGCCACAATCTATAGAAATAATATCGCCTTCAATTAAAGGTTTTTTATTTGGAATACCGTGTACTACCTGAGAATTTGGGCTCATACAAAGTGAGTTTGGAAAATCGTATAATCCTAAGAAACCAGGTACAGCACCTTCAGCTCTAATAAAATCTTCGGCAAGTTTGTCTAAATACAAAGTGGAAACCCCAGGTTTTACTTCTTTTGCAAGCATACCTAATGTTTTAGAAACGATTAAGGCACTTTCGCGCATAAGTTCTATTTCTTCTCTTGTTTTTATCTTAATCATGTTAAAAAAATTGAAAAGCAAAGTTACTATATTTTAGGCGAAAATAGGAGTGTTTATCTATTTGAAAAAAGAGAAAAATCCTTTCTTCTTTTTTTTAGGTGGTTCGTAATTAAAGATAGATTTATAGATGGCTGTCCATCCTAAAAAACCGCCAACATTTCTATCATCTATAAATAAGTCGGCATGAATTTTACGACTGTGTTTTTCATCAAAAACTTCTTCTGGAAAATTCTTATTTACGGCATAGAATTCAAGGT
Encoded here:
- a CDS encoding GxxExxY protein, with the translated sequence MDNKITEKIIGAAIEVHKTLGPGLLESAYQECLFFELKNLGLNVKKEVSLPIMYKEIKLDHGYRIDLLVEDKIVLELKTVESLTDVHSAQILTYMKLGNYPLGLLINFHTKLLKNGLKRFINTI
- the map gene encoding type I methionyl aminopeptidase — translated: MIKIKTREEIELMRESALIVSKTLGMLAKEVKPGVSTLYLDKLAEDFIRAEGAVPGFLGLYDFPNSLCMSPNSQVVHGIPNKKPLIEGDIISIDCGAYKNGFHGDHAYTFAVGEIAPETKELLDVTRASLYVGIREFKAGNRVGDVGFAIQKFTEDHGYGVVRELVGHGLGREMHEDPEMPNYGKRGRGKKFVEGMVVAIEPMTNLGTHKIKQHADGWTITTLDNKPSAHFEHDIAIVNGKPELLSTFKYVHDALGIVTDEEDAFRQ
- a CDS encoding BT0820 family HAD-type phosphatase; translation: MLPENPLIIAVDFDGTIVEDAYPKIGKELIFAFYTLKKLQSEGHRLILWTYRHGKRLDEAVAFCKENDLEFYAVNKNFPEEVFDEKHSRKIHADLFIDDRNVGGFLGWTAIYKSIFNYEPPKKKKKGFFSFFK